The following is a genomic window from Onthophagus taurus isolate NC chromosome 1, IU_Otau_3.0, whole genome shotgun sequence.
ttcaatttttctagTTTGTGTTATTCCAATTCGTGAAATACAtcgttaaaattaacaaagttGGTGTGACATATTTTAGGGGGAAATACAAAACTGAATCTAGGTTATCTAATTCCTAACCCAATTTAATAATCTAATCTAATATTAATATGGGAAATCTGAGAAATAGTCataaaacttacttttttTTAGAGTGCAAATAAAAGGAGTTCTCAAAGAAgaatatctttaattaataaatttactaatCTTATAGATTAGTTGAATGCTATAAGATGATTCTTATTGATGTgatgtaaaattttcttttcattactTTCgtggttaaaatttaaagttgaaacccaaatttgttattattttaagagATATCTAAATCTATTTCtgtgtttttttgtaaataccgAACTGAAAagatttatgttattaaacaTATATGTTGTTGTATTTTAGGAAAAGAGTTAATGTATGAAAGTAACTTTCCAAGTTTCCAATCAGATgtataaaatgatataaacaTCCTCAACATAGTTTTAAAGTTTggataagaataaatttatgtaaagcACGACTTCCTGTATATGTAGAGtggatcaaaacttcaaaaacacaaaaacttaacatcgaaaattttttggattaataattgcgtttttaaattatcttatttAATCATACACGGAGATATCACGCCACAATAAATTTACGAAAATATCTATCAGATTAATAAGTTATGTGTATGGCTATTCGACTTTAAATGACCATCAAATTGTCAAGTGAAGTGTTGTTTATTGCTTgcaatttgataataaaaacatggaaaaaaaatcaattttaaaaccaaagcggatgtttgtgtttatttttattagaaatatcACAGcgtttatatctttttttttaaagattaattgtTGCCATTTTGTGTATCAACAAGTAATTCTTTAGCTGCGACGATTAATTCTAAAACATTAATGCCAAacgcaaaattatttttacgaaGCGATAtaattatgcaaaaaaattaaaataggtGCTGatatttaacataaatattacaaaaaaaaaacttaaattaataataataaaacatttgttACAATACAAATACGAttagttttataataattataaaatactatatattataaatatttacaaacgCTATCTACATGACTAAGCGCGAACTGAGGTGTcttaaactacaaaaaaaaatctttttacacagaaactttataattttcacTTTTGGCTAGAACCTCTCCTCATCCGCCTGAACATTGCAAAGCCCGCGTACAATCCAAAATTGATACCCTTTACATTTTCGCTGCTCTAAAAAACATAGTACCTTAAACAAACAGTTTTCGTTTTTGTGGGTATCACTTACATGTTTACTTCTAGGCGTTTCCGGTTGACCGTACCGGCAAAAATACGCAAAATGCTCAGTGTTGTGCCACTTCATTTTCGTCTTTTCAGCGCtggttatttgttttttaatcacaTCCTCGGAATGAGGCGTTTCGGATTTATCtgaaaagttgtttatttttaatagagTTCCTTCCGGCCAAAACTCTTCAACAGTGAAATGATGCATTTTTAACGTTCCCCGATGTTCTCTAAGAGAGTAGATGTGAATGTGTTCTGGTTGTTTGCTTTTTtctgaaaagaaaataaaggtttataaattaatttgaaattaagagTGTGTATGTAGatctaatttcttttttaaactttgttgAGTATCAACCTTTGTTAAAGATTAGTTGGATATGCACTTTCCCTTCaagttaagccgaggtcgcttgcgaccgaggcagtATAATTGATACAATATTATACAACCTCGGCTGCAAGCAACCTGGGCTGATTCAAACACAATCATGCACTTTCCCTTCAAGtcaagccgaggtcgcttgcggccgaggcagtataATTGATGCAATATTATAAAGCCTCGGCTGATTCAAGCACAATCATGCACTTTCCCTTTAACtcaagccgaggtcgcttgcggccgaggtagtataattgatataatattatacAGCCGTGGCTGCAAGCAACCTGGGCTGATTCAAACACAATCATGCACTTTCCCTTCACGTcaaaccgaggtcgcttgcggccgaggcagtataATTGATACAATATTACAGAGCCTCGGCTGATTCAAGCACAATCATGCACTTTCCCTTTAACTcacgccgaggtcgcttgcggctgaggcagtataattgataaaatattatacaGCCTCGGCCGATTGAAACACAATCAATGCACTTTTCCTTCAAGTCAAGCCGAGGCAGTATAATTGATACAATATTATACAACCGTGGCTGCAAACGATTTTTCCTTGATCAGGCGCAATCATACATTTTTCCCTCTAAACCAAGAGGCGCCCTAAaccaagcaacctcggctgaTTAAAGCACAATCATGCACTTTCCCTTTAACtcaagccgaggtcgcttgcggccgaggtagTATAATTGATCAAATATTATACAGCCTCGGCTGATTCAAGCACAATCATGCACTTTCCCCTTAAGTCAAGCCGAGgacgcttgcggccgaggcagtataattgatataatattatacAGCCGTGACTGCAAGCAACCTGGGCTGATTCAAACACAATCATGCACTTTCCCTTCACGTcaaaccgaggtcgcttgcggccgaggcagtataATTGATACAATATTATAGAGCCTCGGCTGATTCAAGCACAATCATGCACTTGCCCTTTAACTcacgccgaggtcgcttgcggctgaggcagTATAATTGATACAATATTATACAGCCTCCGCTGATTCAAACACAACCATGCACTTTCCCTTCAAGtcaagccgaggtcgcttgcgtcCGAGGCAATATAATTGATACAATATTATACAACCGTGGCTGCAAACGATTTTTCCTTGGTCAGGCACAATTATACATTTTTCCCTCTAAACCAAGGGGCGCCCTAAACCAAGCAACATGGGCTAATTCAAACGCAATCATGCACTTTCTCTTCAAGTCAAGCCGAGGGAGTATAGTTGATACAATATTATACAGCACTATAATTAGCATTTTTCCTTTAAGTTAAGCTAAGATCAATAAGCTAAATTAGACCAAACAGTCAAAGTTTCACTACTCTAATTTTACTAAGGCCGCTTTCAGTCGAGGCAATGATATATGCCGATCAATTATAGATTTACTTTACAATTTATATAACATCAGCCATTCTTTCttctaaaaaacaaattaagatttttaaattaatttgaaattaatggaGTGTGCGTAGATttaatttctctttaaacCTTGTTATGTAAACGCCCCAATCAACTTTCACATCGTCTGTAGAAGTTATTTAACATCAACTTGTAATTAGATCGTTTTTGtcatttattatattacgTGTTATTAATATGAGATAATGCTTTATTAAGTTAATGTGATATCCTtgtataatcaattttttaagcaCACAATTTCTATTTTAGGCTCAGTACATATGCCCGGTATTTTGTATACTAAAGATAATGATTATAGCTATCAAATAAATCGCAAAATGTCATCGTAatggattaattaataattcatggTAAATTACTGgttaaattatcaatttgtaGTTAACTAAATCGTGGTATCGATTctaataatcattaaatttcaacaattttatatCGTAATCAAGTCAAGCCCCCAACGGTCTACGTGATATAAACCTCGTCTCggacataaataaataacaacatGTTGCTTAATGTTACTGACCATCGACCGCATTTTTCACCTTACAGCGTTACTACATTGCACATACTACGAATGGTAATTAACGAGgcaataaaatttacgatACAACTCGACGATTCGATTATTCATCAATCGAAAGTGTTTCAAATCTggcaattattaaaattattagtacGCATAAGAAACGAATAAGTAAATGTGAGTAAATGCAAACGCAAAGTAGTGAACAAGGCCAGCCTTGACATCTTTGAATAGCTATAAAtagaaatgtattttttcgtttaaacGCCGACCTGCGTTGTTATACAGTAATTAAAACCGTTCTGATTTTAATTCTGTTTGTAGGTGAAAACttttgtagagaattttttaaaatatgttaaattagtGTCAAcaagatatttaaataatcaataagAAGAACCTCCTTGACATTTTGAGTTCATTTTAAAGGCCAATCTCTTATTTGATCAACtcattagaaataataaaatattaattattcaatagaagttaaaattgagttgtggataattaataaattacatttatttgtAGGTAACAGGTGCCTCTTGTTTGATGTAGATACAAATCTTGTAGATAACTCCCCttgaaaatataacaattttaagtaccatttatcaaataattgaaagataaattttttgaacctAAATCGAAATTCGTTTTTGTTTTAccataaattaagaaaatccTCATAAATCTAGTTTATCGTAAACAACTCGTTGTCGCCAAGTTGTCAGATAACGTCGCTTTACCCAATATtagttcaaaatatttattgaaccGTCTTTCATCACccattaaaaaattacgtaCTTGAAAACCGAAAAaggtaaattatttatataatactATGAACATCTAAAAACTTCTTGAAAAAGAACAGacgatgttaaaaaaatcatataacaccacccaattttttttgaaagttatttagTTCACAATGCGGCAAAATAAACAACATAACGTATTATCACCCACCGAAAAATTTAACGACCGTCCGCCCctttgattattattcaagCAGGTTTTGTTGATACGAAAGGAACCATAATTACGACATATGCCAAGTAGGTAAAATATACACCGCTTTGTGATGCTACTTCTTTACAGTTTCTCGTTCCTAACACCCAACATATTTACATTGAATTTGAAGAAGCTGTAGAATGTTATATTCTTTACAccacaacaaaaaaaaggatCGGAATTTTTAATGGTTAAGCAAAAAGTTGTTTGAAATATCCTCACGAAGtgaattaatgtttatttaattaatgtcTTAAAAGGAAGCAGACAGGATATCCTTAGAAAACTGAATAGTACTCaaat
Proteins encoded in this region:
- the LOC111429276 gene encoding uncharacterized protein isoform X1 encodes the protein MMLYESMHFQVNDHFNEHEFHSNSRITERRPSAPMVTNKSACFKPNPKNIARTNSYVVGQKLRESKWFDHDELKIFSSVVETGFIIQRKTDEEEPKAFGIVVWTTGYEKSKQPEHIHIYSLREHRGTLKMHHFTVEEFWPEGTLLKINNFSDKSETPHSEDVIKKQITSAEKTKMKWHNTEHFAYFCRYGQPETPRSKHSSENVKGINFGLYAGFAMFRRMRRGSSQK
- the LOC111429276 gene encoding uncharacterized protein isoform X2; this translates as MMLYESMHFQVNDHFNEHEFHSNSRITERRPSAPMVTNKSACFKPNPKNIARTNSYVVGQKLRESKWFDHDELKIFSSVVETGFIIQRKTDEEEPKAFGIVVWTTGYEKSKQPEHIHIYSLREHRGTLKMHHFTVEEFWPEGTLLKINNFSDKSETPHSEDVIKKQITSAEKTKMKWHNTEHFAYFCRYGQPETPRSKHRKCKGYQFWIVRGLCNVQADEERF